In Malania oleifera isolate guangnan ecotype guangnan chromosome 8, ASM2987363v1, whole genome shotgun sequence, a single window of DNA contains:
- the LOC131161509 gene encoding uncharacterized protein LOC131161509 isoform X1 → MAAQICVRLSLGHIPSLSLSRRKLKYTALKARALKIRAVASFGSQNQTGGGLLLPQGNSSENIQEKSTTKKRVFFLDVNPLCYEGSTPSLRSFAHWISLFFSDVSHSDPVIAVVDGERGNEYRRQLLPSYKAHRRKFSGQLSTSRRFSRGPARRSHRLISDVLKKCNVPVLKVEDHEADDVVATLVGQVLRRGYRVVIASPDKDFMQLISKDVQIVMPIAELDRWSFYTVKHYRAQYSCHPHFDLSLTYVEGSIIGDEVDGVPGIQQVVPGFGRKTAVKLLKRHGSLENLLGAAAVRTVGRPYAQDALTMHADFLRRNYEVLALRRDIDVHLQEEWLSERDAHNDSVILLNFVKWLEESNKLNKKSGSHTSNLCV, encoded by the exons ATGGCCGCCCAAATTTGCGTGAGGCTGTCGCTGGGCCACATCCCGTCTCTTTCGCTCTCGCGCAGGAAGCTGAAGTACACAGCACTAAAGGCACGAGCATTGAAGATTAGGGCTGTTGCTTCTTTTGGGTCTCAAAATCAAACAGGTGGTGGGCTGTTGCTGCCGCAGGGGAACAGTTCTGAGAACATTCAAGAGAAGAGCACAACCAAGAAGAGGGTGTTCTTTTTGGACGTTAATCCTCTTTGTTACGAAGGAAGCACTCCAAGCTTGCGCTCCTTTGCTCACTGGATCTCCCTCTTCTTCTCTGATGTTAGCCATAGCGACCCCGTCATTGCT GTTGTTGACGGGGAAAGAGGTAATGAGTATCGTAGACAATTGCTACCTTCATATAAAGCCCATAGGAGGAAATTCTCAGGACAATTATCCACTTCACGAAGGTTCTCAAGGGGTCCTGCTAGAAGGTCACATCGGCTCATCTCAGATGTTCTTAAGAAATGCAATGTGCCA GTCCTAAAAGTTGAAGATCATGAAGCTGATGACGTTGTGGCTACACTTGTAGGACAAGTTTTACGAAGAGGATATCGGGTGGTTATTGCGTCTCCTGATAAAGATTTCATGCAATTGATATCTAAAGATGTTCAAATTGTTATGCCTATTGCAGAGCTTGATCGGTGGTCCTTTTATACTGTAAAACACTATAGGGCTCAATATAGTTGTCATCCACACTTTGATTTGAGTCTCA CTTATGTTGAAGGAAGCATCATTGGAGATGAAGTTGATGGGGTTCCTGGGATTCAACAAGTGGTTCCTGGTTTTGGTCGGAAAACTGCTGTAAAGCTCTTAAAGAGGCATGGTTCGCTGGAAAATTTACTAGGTGCTGCAGCAGTAAGAACAGTTGGCAGACCATATGCACAAGATGCTTTAACAATGCATGCTGATTTCCTTAGGAGAAACTACGAAGTTCTAGCCTTGAGGAG GGACATTGATGTTCATCTTCAAGAGGAATGGTTGTCGGAGAGAGATGCACACAATGACTCGGTTATTTTATTGAACTTCGTCAAATGGTTGGAAGAATCAAATAAGCTCAATAAGAAAAGTGGATCCCATACATCGAATCTTTGTGTTTAA
- the LOC131161509 gene encoding uncharacterized protein LOC131161509 isoform X2 — MAAQICVRLSLGHIPSLSLSRRKLKYTALKARALKIRAVASFGSQNQTGGGLLLPQGNSSENIQEKSTTKKRVFFLDVNPLCYEGSTPSLRSFAHWISLFFSDVSHSDPVIAVVDGERGNEYRRQLLPSYKAHRRKFSGQLSTSRRFSRGPARRSHRLISDVLKKCNVPVLKVEDHEADDVVATLVGQVLRRGYRVVIASPDKDFMQLISKDVQIVMPIAELDRWSFYTVKHYRAQYSCHPHFDLSLRSIIGDEVDGVPGIQQVVPGFGRKTAVKLLKRHGSLENLLGAAAVRTVGRPYAQDALTMHADFLRRNYEVLALRRDIDVHLQEEWLSERDAHNDSVILLNFVKWLEESNKLNKKSGSHTSNLCV; from the exons ATGGCCGCCCAAATTTGCGTGAGGCTGTCGCTGGGCCACATCCCGTCTCTTTCGCTCTCGCGCAGGAAGCTGAAGTACACAGCACTAAAGGCACGAGCATTGAAGATTAGGGCTGTTGCTTCTTTTGGGTCTCAAAATCAAACAGGTGGTGGGCTGTTGCTGCCGCAGGGGAACAGTTCTGAGAACATTCAAGAGAAGAGCACAACCAAGAAGAGGGTGTTCTTTTTGGACGTTAATCCTCTTTGTTACGAAGGAAGCACTCCAAGCTTGCGCTCCTTTGCTCACTGGATCTCCCTCTTCTTCTCTGATGTTAGCCATAGCGACCCCGTCATTGCT GTTGTTGACGGGGAAAGAGGTAATGAGTATCGTAGACAATTGCTACCTTCATATAAAGCCCATAGGAGGAAATTCTCAGGACAATTATCCACTTCACGAAGGTTCTCAAGGGGTCCTGCTAGAAGGTCACATCGGCTCATCTCAGATGTTCTTAAGAAATGCAATGTGCCA GTCCTAAAAGTTGAAGATCATGAAGCTGATGACGTTGTGGCTACACTTGTAGGACAAGTTTTACGAAGAGGATATCGGGTGGTTATTGCGTCTCCTGATAAAGATTTCATGCAATTGATATCTAAAGATGTTCAAATTGTTATGCCTATTGCAGAGCTTGATCGGTGGTCCTTTTATACTGTAAAACACTATAGGGCTCAATATAGTTGTCATCCACACTTTGATTTGAGTCTCA GAAGCATCATTGGAGATGAAGTTGATGGGGTTCCTGGGATTCAACAAGTGGTTCCTGGTTTTGGTCGGAAAACTGCTGTAAAGCTCTTAAAGAGGCATGGTTCGCTGGAAAATTTACTAGGTGCTGCAGCAGTAAGAACAGTTGGCAGACCATATGCACAAGATGCTTTAACAATGCATGCTGATTTCCTTAGGAGAAACTACGAAGTTCTAGCCTTGAGGAG GGACATTGATGTTCATCTTCAAGAGGAATGGTTGTCGGAGAGAGATGCACACAATGACTCGGTTATTTTATTGAACTTCGTCAAATGGTTGGAAGAATCAAATAAGCTCAATAAGAAAAGTGGATCCCATACATCGAATCTTTGTGTTTAA
- the LOC131161509 gene encoding uncharacterized protein LOC131161509 isoform X3, translating into MLAIATPSLLLLTGKEVMSIVDNCYLHIKPIGGNSQDNYPLHEGSQGVLLEGHIGSSQMFLRNAMCQWVNLLIIIQVTLFVFYKYILVVLLAFEDNVMQVLKVEDHEADDVVATLVGQVLRRGYRVVIASPDKDFMQLISKDVQIVMPIAELDRWSFYTVKHYRAQYSCHPHFDLSLTYVEGSIIGDEVDGVPGIQQVVPGFGRKTAVKLLKRHGSLENLLGAAAVRTVGRPYAQDALTMHADFLRRNYEVLALRRDIDVHLQEEWLSERDAHNDSVILLNFVKWLEESNKLNKKSGSHTSNLCV; encoded by the exons ATGTTAGCCATAGCGACCCCGTCATTGCT GTTGTTGACGGGGAAAGAGGTAATGAGTATCGTAGACAATTGCTACCTTCATATAAAGCCCATAGGAGGAAATTCTCAGGACAATTATCCACTTCACGAAGGTTCTCAAGGGGTCCTGCTAGAAGGTCACATCGGCTCATCTCAGATGTTCTTAAGAAATGCAATGTGCCAGTGGGTGAACCTTCTCATTATTATCCAAGTGACACTCTTTGTGTTTTACAAATATATTTTAGTTGTCTTATTGGCATTTGAAGATAATG TAATGCAGGTCCTAAAAGTTGAAGATCATGAAGCTGATGACGTTGTGGCTACACTTGTAGGACAAGTTTTACGAAGAGGATATCGGGTGGTTATTGCGTCTCCTGATAAAGATTTCATGCAATTGATATCTAAAGATGTTCAAATTGTTATGCCTATTGCAGAGCTTGATCGGTGGTCCTTTTATACTGTAAAACACTATAGGGCTCAATATAGTTGTCATCCACACTTTGATTTGAGTCTCA CTTATGTTGAAGGAAGCATCATTGGAGATGAAGTTGATGGGGTTCCTGGGATTCAACAAGTGGTTCCTGGTTTTGGTCGGAAAACTGCTGTAAAGCTCTTAAAGAGGCATGGTTCGCTGGAAAATTTACTAGGTGCTGCAGCAGTAAGAACAGTTGGCAGACCATATGCACAAGATGCTTTAACAATGCATGCTGATTTCCTTAGGAGAAACTACGAAGTTCTAGCCTTGAGGAG GGACATTGATGTTCATCTTCAAGAGGAATGGTTGTCGGAGAGAGATGCACACAATGACTCGGTTATTTTATTGAACTTCGTCAAATGGTTGGAAGAATCAAATAAGCTCAATAAGAAAAGTGGATCCCATACATCGAATCTTTGTGTTTAA
- the LOC131161509 gene encoding uncharacterized protein LOC131161509 isoform X4: MLAIATPSLLLLTGKEVMSIVDNCYLHIKPIGGNSQDNYPLHEGSQGVLLEGHIGSSQMFLRNAMCQWVNLLIIIQVTLFVFYKYILVVLLAFEDNVMQVLKVEDHEADDVVATLVGQVLRRGYRVVIASPDKDFMQLISKDVQIVMPIAELDRWSFYTVKHYRAQYSCHPHFDLSLRSIIGDEVDGVPGIQQVVPGFGRKTAVKLLKRHGSLENLLGAAAVRTVGRPYAQDALTMHADFLRRNYEVLALRRDIDVHLQEEWLSERDAHNDSVILLNFVKWLEESNKLNKKSGSHTSNLCV, encoded by the exons ATGTTAGCCATAGCGACCCCGTCATTGCT GTTGTTGACGGGGAAAGAGGTAATGAGTATCGTAGACAATTGCTACCTTCATATAAAGCCCATAGGAGGAAATTCTCAGGACAATTATCCACTTCACGAAGGTTCTCAAGGGGTCCTGCTAGAAGGTCACATCGGCTCATCTCAGATGTTCTTAAGAAATGCAATGTGCCAGTGGGTGAACCTTCTCATTATTATCCAAGTGACACTCTTTGTGTTTTACAAATATATTTTAGTTGTCTTATTGGCATTTGAAGATAATG TAATGCAGGTCCTAAAAGTTGAAGATCATGAAGCTGATGACGTTGTGGCTACACTTGTAGGACAAGTTTTACGAAGAGGATATCGGGTGGTTATTGCGTCTCCTGATAAAGATTTCATGCAATTGATATCTAAAGATGTTCAAATTGTTATGCCTATTGCAGAGCTTGATCGGTGGTCCTTTTATACTGTAAAACACTATAGGGCTCAATATAGTTGTCATCCACACTTTGATTTGAGTCTCA GAAGCATCATTGGAGATGAAGTTGATGGGGTTCCTGGGATTCAACAAGTGGTTCCTGGTTTTGGTCGGAAAACTGCTGTAAAGCTCTTAAAGAGGCATGGTTCGCTGGAAAATTTACTAGGTGCTGCAGCAGTAAGAACAGTTGGCAGACCATATGCACAAGATGCTTTAACAATGCATGCTGATTTCCTTAGGAGAAACTACGAAGTTCTAGCCTTGAGGAG GGACATTGATGTTCATCTTCAAGAGGAATGGTTGTCGGAGAGAGATGCACACAATGACTCGGTTATTTTATTGAACTTCGTCAAATGGTTGGAAGAATCAAATAAGCTCAATAAGAAAAGTGGATCCCATACATCGAATCTTTGTGTTTAA